The following are from one region of the Betaproteobacteria bacterium genome:
- a CDS encoding response regulator transcription factor: MIRILIADDHAIVRAGLQTLLSGLPDMEVGGEAGSGDEAVKMVRGGEWDVVLLDISMPEKSGVDTLTEIKRHRPDLPVVMLSMHPESQYAVSLLRAGASGYVSKDGAPEELVHAIRTVAAGRRYVSATLGELLAADLDHSGERPLHGSLSEREFQIFCKLAAGQPVSRIAEELFLSVKTVSTYRTRVLEKMGMKTNADLTYYAIKNGLIE; the protein is encoded by the coding sequence GACGACCACGCCATTGTCCGGGCCGGACTGCAAACCCTGCTCTCCGGCCTGCCCGACATGGAAGTGGGCGGCGAGGCCGGCTCCGGCGACGAGGCGGTGAAAATGGTCAGAGGGGGCGAATGGGATGTCGTGCTGCTCGACATTTCCATGCCCGAGAAGAGCGGCGTGGATACCCTGACCGAAATCAAGCGGCACCGGCCCGACCTGCCGGTCGTGATGCTCTCGATGCATCCCGAGAGCCAGTATGCGGTGAGCCTGCTGCGCGCCGGCGCGAGCGGCTACGTGTCGAAGGACGGCGCACCGGAGGAACTGGTGCACGCCATCCGTACCGTTGCCGCGGGACGCCGCTACGTGAGCGCCACGCTGGGGGAACTGCTCGCTGCGGACCTCGACCACAGCGGCGAGCGGCCGTTGCACGGCAGCCTGTCGGAGCGGGAATTCCAGATCTTCTGCAAGCTTGCCGCCGGGCAGCCGGTATCGCGCATCGCCGAGGAACTGTTCCTGAGCGTGAAGACCGTCAGCACGTATCGCACGCGCGTGCTGGAAAAAATGGGCATGAAGACCAACGCCGACCTCACTTATTACGCGATCAAGAATGGTTTGATCGAATAA